A region from the Cannabis sativa cultivar Pink pepper isolate KNU-18-1 chromosome 9, ASM2916894v1, whole genome shotgun sequence genome encodes:
- the LOC115722347 gene encoding inactive beta-amylase 9, translating to MEVSLIGSSQSKVGATELGYRELGFCSSKVESLNVVSLRSKVCFDQIGKWKINTRLRFTPKAVKSEPVRSTEVSGRSRKSKLLNGVKLYVGLPLDIVSDCNTVNHARAIAAGLKALKLLGVEGVELPIWWGIVEQEAMGKYEWSGYLAIAEMVKNAGLKLHVSLCFHASKEPQIPLPAWVSQIGESEPSIFFTDRSGKCYKECLSLAVDELPVLNGKTPVQVYNDFCESFKSSFLSSMGSTIQGISIGLGPDGELCYPSHHQKAKDNKIPGVGEFQCYDKNMLSNLKQHAEATGNPCWGLGGPHDASTYDQLPTSNSFFKDNGGSWESPYGDFFLSWYSNQLLNHGDRLLSMASSVFKDTEVEVSGKVPLVHSWNRTRSHPSELTSGFYNTCLRDGYEEVAQVFVKNSSTMILPGMDLLDEHQHHGSLSSPELLLKQIKKACRRHGVEISGQNSSVSGAPGGFEQIKKNLLSENMVNLFTYQRMGAYFFSPDHFPSFTMFVRSLNQPQLHSDDLRREEEEEEEEAVGAIPKSSESSINMQAA from the exons atGGAGGTTTCTTTGATTGGTAGCTCTCAGTCGAAGGTTGGAGCGACGGAGTTGGGTTACAGGgagctagggttttgtagctcgAAAGTTGAGAGTCTTAACGTCGTTAGTTTGAGGAGCAAGGTATGTTTCGATCAGATTGGGAAGTGGAAGATTAACACCAGGCTTCGATTTACACCTAAAGCTGTAAAGTCCGAACCTGTACGGTCAACGGAAGTTTCTGGGCGAAGCCGAAAGTCCAAATTG CTTAATGGTGTAAAGTTGTACGTTGGATTGCCCTTGGATATAGTTTCTGACTGCAATACTGTTAACCATGCAAGAGCAATTGCTGCTGGACTAAAGGCTCTGAAGCTTTTAGGTGTTGAAGGTGTTGAGCTCCCAATTTGGTGGGGGATAGTTGAGCAAGAGGCTATGGGAAAGTATGAGTGGTCGGGGTACCTGGCTATTGCAGAGATGGTTAAGAATGCCGGTCTCAAGCTCCATGTCTCACTCTGTTTCCATGCCTCTAAAGAACCACAGATCCCACTCCCAGCTTGGGTGTCTCAGATTGGTGAATCCGAGCCAAGTATCTTCTTCACTGATCGATCAGGAAAGTGCTACAAAGAATGCTTATCATTGGCCGTTGATGAACTTCCTGTTCTCAATGGAAAAACCCCAGTTCAAGTTTACAATGACTTTTGTGAAAGCTTCAAGTCTTCATTCTTGTCTTCCATGGGTTCGACAATCCAG GGTATTTCCATTGGCTTAGGACCTGACGGCGAGCTTTGCTATCCTTCTCATCATCAGAAAGCAAAAGACAATAAAATCCCTGGTGTTGGAGAGTTCCAGTGTTATGACAAGAACATGCTTAGCAATCTGAAGCAGCATGCTGAAGCAACTGGGAACCCTTGTTGGGGACTTGGCGGTCCTCATGATGCATCCACTTATGATCAGCTACCAACCTCAAATAGTTTCTTCAAGGACAACGGTGGATCATGGGAATCACCCTATGGCGACTTCTTCCTCTCTTGGTATTCAAACCAGCTCTTAAATCACGGTGATCGGCTACTTTCTATGGCTTCTTCTGTTTTCAAGGATACTGAAGTGGAAGTTTCTGGTAAAGTCCCACTTGTGCACTCATGGAACAGAACAAGGTCTCACCCTTCTGAGCTGACTTCTGGGTTTTACAACACATGCCTTAGAGATGGATATGAAGAAGTGGCACAGGTTTTTGTAAAGAACTCCAGCACAATGATATTGCCAGGAATGGACTTATTAGATGAACACCAACACCATGGTTCACTTTCGAGTCCCGAGTTATTACTAAAACAGATTAAGAAAGCTTGCAGAAGGCACGGCGTTGAGATTTCTGGACAGAACTCATCAGTTTCAGGTGCTCCAGGGGGATTTGAACAGATCAAGAAGAATTTGTTGAGTGAGAATATGGTGAACCTGTTCACTTATCAGAGAATGGGTGCATATTTCTTCTCACCTGATCATTTTCCTTCATTCACTATGTTTGTCCGTAGTCTCAATCAACCACAGTTACACTCAGATGACTTGCGTAGggaagaggaggaagaagaagaagaagctgtTGGGGCTATTCCTAAATCTTCAGAATCAAGCATCAACATGCAAGCCGCTTAA
- the LOC133031210 gene encoding uncharacterized protein LOC133031210, with protein MEQSSNTKEEEVEVSNNTSSEFDSSDIFSTNLIFHSRTSLIEWTKDKGKQHGIIIVIKRSDSGESRKARIKFACERSGSYRQQMKTIEGKKRKIDRRTSTKKCVMDCTYKTNMYRFPLLEIVGVTSTEYTFSIAVESAHAKLKRYLRSSQGNFETSWSTIHNLLELQHTEIKASFEKSLTTVQHNFKPTLFKELRGFISRCALDKVFQESKRGDWVGFDIHACGCVIRRTHGLPCAHEINEYQLEGRVIPLACINSYWRKLDLVKSTKNEANEISCDAEIELFLRRFQEVDIPTKLHLQRKLRELAEPSTTFLVEPEVKMNTRGRPPSKFDHSTRRDPSAFEYVSAKYDKSFISSNLNTKNKDVRQNTSQHSQSYLKSLPCELKPYIRFVKDVESDGNCGFRAIADLMGMGEDSWMQVRKDLKSELVSHRNDYNLLYGCPDRVDELLHILSYFKSYPSFKYWMTMPDMGHIIASRYNVVLVHLSIQQCLTFFPLRSNPLPAILHKIITIGFVNNNHFIEVFMQNNSPIPPVATNWVRYHYSCAEGWQTPYEVRMRVFRDLVGKEVATQETINLDTP; from the exons ATGGAGCAATCTTCTAATACAAAa GAAGAAGAAGTTGAAGTAAGCAATAATACTTCTTCAGAATTTGATTCTAGTGACATTTTTTCAACAAATTTG ATTTTTCATTCGAGAACATCTCTTATTGAATGGACCAAAGATAAAGGAAAGCAACATGGAATTATTATAGTAATTAAGAGATCTGATTCAGGTGAAAGTCGAAAAGCAAGAATTAAATTTGCTTGTGAAAGGAGTGGCAGCTATCGACAACAGATGAAGACAATTGaaggaaaaaagagaaaaattgaTAGGAGAACATCGACAAAGAAATGTG TTATGGATTGCACTTACAAGACTAACATGTATCGTTTTCCTTTGTTAGAGATTGTTGGAGTTACATCGACTGAATACACATTCTCTATTGC GGTAGAAAGTGCACATGCAAAGCTAAAGAGATACTTACGCTCATCACAAGGAAATTTTGAGACTTCATGGTCTACAATACATAATTTACTAGAGCTACAACACACAGAGATAAAAGCGTCGTTTGAGAAAAGTTTGACGACTGTTCAACATAATTTTAAGCCTACATTATTCAAAGAATTGAGAGGATTTATTTCAAGATGTGCCCTTGATAAGGTATTTCAAGAGTCAAAGCGAGGTGATTGGGTTGGATTTGATATTCATGCTTGTGGGTGTGTTATTCGTCGCACGCATGGATTGCCATGTGCCCATGAGATTAATGAATATCAGTTAGAAGGACGAGTTATTCCCTTAGCATGTATAAACTCTTATTGGAGGAAGCTTGACTTGGTAAAATCTACCAAAAATGAAGCTAACGAAATAAGTTGTGATGCAGAGATTGAATTATTTCTTAGACGGTTTCAAGAGGTCGATATTCCTACTAAATTACACTTACAAAGAAAGTTAAGGGAGTTAGCTGAACCATCAACAACTTTTCTTGTTGAACCAGAGGTTAAAATGAATACACGTGGTCGACCACCTTCAAAATTTGATCATTCTACTCGTCGAGATCCATCTGCTTTTGAATATGTTTCTGCTAAATACGATAAATCTTTTATTTCTTCTAATTTGAATACGAAGAATAAAGATGTACGTCAGAACACTTCACAGCACTCACAATCATATCTAAAGTCATTACCATGTGAGTTGAAACCATACATTCGTTTTGTTAAAGATGTAGAAAGTGATGGAAATTGTGGTTTTCGAGCTATTGCAGACTTGATGGGCATGGGTGAGGATAGTTGGATGCAAGTTAGAAAAGACTTAAAGAGTGAATTAGTTTCTCATAGAAATGACTATAATTTACTTTATGGTTGTCCTGATAGAGTGGATGAACTACTTcatattttatcatattttaaGAGCTACCCAAGCTTTAAATATTGGATGACCATGCCTGATATGGGACACATTATAGCTTCTCGTTATAATGTTGTCTTAGTGCACTTATCAATACAACAATGTCTGACATTTTTCCCACTTAGATCTAATCCTTTGCCAGCTATTTTACACAAAATCATTACAATTGGTTTCGTCAATAATAATCACTTCATTGAG GTATTCATGCAAAATAATTCTCCAATACCGCCCGTTGCTACTAATTGGGTTAGGTACCACTATTCATGTGCAGAAGGATGGCAAACTCCTTATGAAGTACGAATGAGAGTATTTCGTGACTTAGTTGGGAAAGAAGTAGCAACACAAGAGACTATTAATTTAGATACTCCATAA
- the LOC115722666 gene encoding protein KAKU4, whose protein sequence is MMTNPRSQQNLEARSGGKIVRNRRTVGARATPYERPRVTNLEPESPNWLSKIILSPTRMIASGAGKLISSVFNVDSSSSSSSSSSSSLGSDSNSEGNCDNNHVDDISSQGADILNERKGTSEVINYFKKDPEPTLRKRDTKHAIEALLMQETFTREECNKLIKIIKSRVVDGFNTKDAENGSVTLMPNEASIETDMQDLRCRAIMEARIWTSAKKLKSASKSDLHNAIEAEVGSPVDMAKVYMRTRPQWASPTFNNREIKSSSPISAHLFNEKTPYSNDGNALSSSKPKWDTPNTGSWNIQEEIQRVRAKATEEMLRNLPSEKIDWSASGFENRAIPCSLLSENIDANVGEKPDKCTNPIDASLQTADIKNTSPSNAGIDDVPNYNDTITSATLKQGRPIGEGSLRVTDPRLLENNCTTSEDVSKNENGSPGLSAGVAGTDHNHHEGMPDGGEPAATGKFDGETCELLSETYIEIPNVSDTMNENEYISNGSPSAPSLSNVSPRVTTRQNLKRGPAANTNATIDAEKRQGKRLSRNSKRKL, encoded by the exons ATGATGACCAATCCTAGATCCCAACAAAACCTTGAAGCTAGGTCAGGTGGGAAGATTGTTCGAAATAGGCGAACTGTTGGTGCTAGGGCTACACCGTATGAGCGGCCTAGAGTGACAAATCTGGAACCCGAAAGCCCTAATTGGCTTTCCAAGATCATTTTATCTCCGACTCGTATGATTGCGAGCGGTGCTGGAAAGCTCATCTCGTCTGTCTTTAATGTggattcttcttcctcttcttcatcatcatcttcttcttccttgggcTCTGACTCCAATTCAG AGGGAAATTGCGACAATAATCACGTTGATGATATCTCATCTCAAGGAGCTGATATCTTAAATGAG AGGAAGGGAACATCAGAAGTAATCAATTACTTTAAGAAGGATCCTGAACCAACATTAAGAAAAAGAGACACCAAGCATGCAATCGAGGCGCTGCTTATGCAGGAGACTTTCACGAG GGAAGAgtgtaataaattaataaagattattaAATCAAGAGTTGTAGATGGTTTCAACACCAAAGATGCAGAAAATGGGAGTGTGACTTTGATGCCAAATGAAGCATCCATAG AAACAGACATGCAAGATCTTCGATGTAGAGCTATTATGGAAGCGAGAATATGGACGTCCGCAAAGAAATTAAAATCAGCTTCAAAATCTGATTTGCATAAT GCTATTGAAGCTGAAGTGGGTTCTCCAGTGGATATGGCCAAAGTGTATATGCGCACACGTCCACAATGGGCATCTCCTACCTTCAACAATAGAGAGATCAAATCTTCATCACCAATAAGTGCACATCTTTTTAATGAGAAAACACCTTATTCAAATGATGGTAATGCTTTGTCGTCATCTAAG CCTAAATGGGATACCCCTAACACGGGGTCTTGGAACATCCAAGAGGAAATACAGAGAGTGCGTGCTAAAGCAACTGAAGAGATGCTAAGGAATTTACCATCTGAAAAAATTGATTGGTCTGCGTCTGGTTTTGAAAATAGAGCTATTCCATGCTCGTTGCTATCTGAAAACATAGATGCTAATGTAGGAGAAAAACCGGATAAGTGTACAAACCCGATAGATGCTTCTTTGCAGACAGCTGATATAAAGAACACATCCCCCAG TAATGCTGGCATTGATGATGTTCCTAACTACAATGACACAATCACCAGTGCAACTCTCAAGCAGGGACGCCCTATCGGAGAAGGAAGCCTGCGAG TTACAGATCCAAGATTGCTTGAGAACAACTGCACAACATCTGAAGATGTGTCTAAAAACGAAAACGGCTCGCCTGG TTTGTCCGCAGGAGTGGCAGGTACTGATCACAATCATCATGAGGGAATGCCAGATGGTGGGGAACCCGCAGCTACAGGCAAGTTTGATGGCGAGACCTGTGAGCTTTTGAGTGAAACTTACATCGAGATCCCAAATGTGAGTGATACAATGAATGAGAATGAGTACATTTCAAACGGCTCTCCAAGTGCTCCAAGCTTGAGCAATGTGTCGCCTCGGGTCACAACTCGTCAAAACTTGAAACGTGGACCAGCAGCCAATACGAATGCCACCATTGATGCCGAAAAGCGACAAGGAAAGAGACTGAGCAGAAACAGTAAAAGAAAGTTGTAA